In a genomic window of Virgibacillus sp. SK37:
- a CDS encoding GntP family permease, whose translation MGDISLIMIALAGIFLLLFLVIRTKLHAFVALLLVSLIVGVAAGMPLSGVIDSMESGMGGTLGFVAVVVGLGAMFGKMLEVSGGAERLAQTMIAKFGEDKAQWALGVTGFLVAIPVFFDVGFIILVPIVYGLAKKTGKSLLYYGIPLLAGLAVTHSYIPPTPGPIAVADLIGADLGWVILFGAIAGLPAMIIAGPIFGKYIANKIHVDIPDYMQIEETEHQQELPSFAMIASLIFIPLVLILANTLTGVILEEGNAIRSFFTFLGHPFVALTIATLLTFYFLGVKRGYKKQDVQDIATKALEPAGIIILVTGAGGVFKQVLIDSGVGDVLGEMMVSSALPPVLLAFLISTVVRVAQGSATVAMVTAAGLISPLIETMGITGPSLGLIVISIAAGATIFSHVNDSGFWLVNRYFGLDVKDTLKSWTVMETLIALVGFAVVFVLSLFIG comes from the coding sequence ATGGGTGATATTTCATTAATTATGATCGCGCTAGCTGGTATTTTTCTTTTATTATTTTTAGTTATCCGCACAAAGCTACACGCCTTTGTTGCATTATTGCTTGTAAGTTTAATTGTCGGGGTGGCAGCAGGCATGCCACTTTCAGGTGTTATTGATTCAATGGAAAGCGGCATGGGAGGAACGCTCGGCTTCGTAGCAGTTGTCGTTGGGCTTGGCGCCATGTTTGGTAAAATGCTTGAAGTCTCCGGGGGAGCTGAACGGTTAGCACAAACAATGATTGCTAAGTTCGGGGAAGACAAAGCGCAATGGGCTTTAGGAGTTACTGGCTTCCTAGTAGCTATTCCTGTTTTCTTTGATGTTGGCTTTATTATTCTAGTGCCGATTGTTTATGGATTGGCTAAGAAGACAGGAAAGTCATTACTTTATTATGGTATTCCGTTGCTAGCTGGTCTTGCAGTAACACATAGCTATATTCCGCCAACTCCAGGGCCCATTGCGGTCGCTGATTTAATTGGGGCTGATCTTGGTTGGGTAATTCTTTTTGGTGCAATCGCTGGGCTTCCTGCAATGATCATAGCCGGCCCGATTTTTGGTAAGTATATCGCTAATAAAATTCACGTGGATATTCCGGATTATATGCAAATAGAAGAAACAGAGCATCAACAGGAACTACCAAGCTTTGCTATGATTGCTTCTTTAATTTTCATTCCATTAGTATTAATTCTTGCTAATACGTTGACTGGCGTTATATTAGAAGAAGGCAATGCAATTAGAAGCTTCTTTACTTTTCTGGGGCATCCCTTTGTTGCATTAACAATTGCAACATTATTGACCTTTTACTTCTTGGGTGTAAAACGAGGGTATAAGAAACAGGATGTTCAAGACATTGCAACAAAAGCATTAGAACCTGCAGGAATTATTATTCTAGTTACAGGCGCAGGTGGAGTTTTTAAGCAAGTATTAATTGATTCTGGAGTTGGAGATGTTTTAGGTGAAATGATGGTAAGCTCTGCACTACCACCTGTATTGCTCGCATTTTTAATCTCTACCGTCGTTCGTGTAGCTCAAGGATCTGCTACGGTTGCCATGGTTACTGCTGCAGGGTTAATATCACCTTTAATAGAAACAATGGGAATTACGGGACCATCCTTAGGCTTAATTGTTATTTCCATCGCTGCAGGTGCCACTATTTTCTCTCATGTTAACGACTCTGGTTTCTGGCTCGTGAACCGATATTTTGGTTTGGATGTGAAAGATACCCTTAAGTCATGGACCGTGATGGAAACATTAATTGCCCTTGTAGGGTTCGCAGTTGTATTTGTATTAAGTTTATTTATTGGATAA
- the gntK gene encoding gluconokinase — protein sequence MKNEKYYLGVDIGTTSTKAVLFTKTGIVITNHTINYPLHTPNPLIAEQDPEEIFNAVLGTIRETMRKSEISSEQLTLISFSSAMHSLIAVDEQHNLLTNSITWADTRSANHAKKIKEEMNGHEIYLRTGTPIHAMSPLAKLVWLQDEKKDIFDQAAKFISIKEYVFYKLFGRYIIDHSIASATGMFNLEKMSWDEEALLVAGISSEQLSTPVPTTEIIKGTDKKLCEFMGISPDTPFVIGASDGVLSNLGVNAIDPGVIAVTIGTSGAIRTVSNTPRTDPKGRIFCYALTENHWVIGGPVNNGGMVLRWLRDEFAAAEVETAKRLSIDPYDVLTKIASGVNPGSDGLLFHPYMTGERAPLWNANARASFFGLSIHHQKQHMIRAVLEGIIYNLYTVLLALEELTGEPKRIQATGGFARSQMWRQLMADIFDKQVVVPESYESSCLGAIVLGMYALNEIDDFSIVSEMVGKTHTHEPVEETTNIYRELLPIYIRLSRLFEEEYDSITEFQRKHISADKA from the coding sequence ATGAAGAACGAAAAATATTACCTTGGTGTAGATATTGGTACAACAAGTACAAAGGCAGTACTTTTTACAAAAACCGGCATCGTAATAACAAACCATACAATTAATTATCCTTTACACACACCGAACCCTTTAATAGCGGAACAGGATCCGGAGGAAATTTTCAATGCTGTGCTTGGCACAATACGTGAGACAATGAGGAAAAGTGAGATTTCATCAGAACAACTAACACTCATTTCCTTCAGTTCTGCTATGCATAGCCTAATTGCTGTAGATGAGCAACATAATTTACTGACAAACAGTATTACTTGGGCAGATACCCGTAGTGCAAATCATGCAAAGAAAATAAAAGAAGAAATGAACGGCCATGAGATCTATTTACGAACTGGGACACCAATCCATGCAATGTCTCCACTCGCCAAACTTGTCTGGTTGCAGGATGAAAAGAAAGATATTTTTGATCAGGCAGCCAAATTTATCTCCATTAAAGAATATGTTTTTTATAAATTGTTTGGAAGGTATATCATTGACCATTCCATCGCCTCTGCTACCGGTATGTTTAATTTGGAAAAAATGAGTTGGGATGAAGAAGCTTTACTTGTGGCAGGCATTTCATCAGAACAGTTATCAACACCGGTACCAACTACCGAGATCATTAAAGGAACAGATAAGAAGCTGTGTGAGTTTATGGGTATTTCCCCCGACACACCTTTTGTAATCGGGGCAAGTGATGGTGTTTTATCGAATTTAGGTGTAAATGCAATTGACCCTGGAGTAATTGCTGTAACAATTGGTACAAGCGGAGCTATTCGCACTGTGTCCAATACACCGAGAACAGATCCCAAGGGACGCATATTTTGTTATGCTTTAACAGAAAATCATTGGGTTATTGGTGGCCCGGTTAATAATGGCGGAATGGTATTACGTTGGTTGCGCGATGAATTTGCCGCAGCCGAGGTAGAGACAGCGAAGCGACTAAGCATAGATCCATACGATGTTTTAACAAAAATAGCAAGTGGGGTTAATCCTGGTTCTGACGGCCTGCTTTTCCACCCATACATGACCGGGGAACGAGCACCATTATGGAATGCGAATGCGAGAGCTTCCTTCTTTGGCCTAAGTATCCATCACCAGAAACAACATATGATACGGGCTGTTTTGGAAGGTATTATCTACAATTTATATACCGTGCTTTTAGCATTAGAAGAGTTAACCGGAGAACCTAAAAGAATTCAAGCAACTGGCGGTTTTGCACGATCCCAAATGTGGCGCCAGCTCATGGCCGATATTTTTGACAAACAAGTCGTCGTTCCAGAAAGCTATGAAAGCTCATGTCTTGGAGCAATTGTGCTTGGTATGTATGCATTAAATGAGATTGACGATTTCAGTATCGTATCAGAAATGGTTGGCAAGACGCATACACATGAACCAGTAGAAGAAACAACGAATATTTATCGTGAACTCTTACCCATTTATATACGCTTATCCCGTCTTTTTGAAGAAGAGTATGATAGTATTACAGAATTTCAACGAAAGCATATTAGTGCGGATAAGGCTTAG
- a CDS encoding MFS transporter gives MSSQAVNHRATDKIWTKDFVLVCLANFFIFLGFQMTLPTLPLFIKELGGSDQMIGIIIGIFTFSALLFRPYAGHALESKGRKFVYMIGLAVFVISVGSYAFIVGIGLLVVMRIVQGAGWGLSTTATSTIATDIIPMKRRGEGLGYFGLSGNLALAFGPALGLTLVGVISFTSLFLICAGLGLVAFLLSMTIHYKKVEESPDKAVTIKFDIFEKSAIQPSILLFFITVTFGGIASFLPLYAAQEHIDGIELYFLVYAAFLMISRTFAGKIYDNKGHLYVFLPGAICIFIAMLLLSWLPNMMVMLVAAAIYGLGFGSVQPALQAWAVDKSPNNRKGMANATFFSFFDLGVGIGAMTFGQLASLSGYGAIYVTAAGSVLIAMLFYVYLILKSGIRNHL, from the coding sequence ATGAGTTCACAAGCAGTAAATCATAGAGCGACAGACAAGATATGGACAAAAGATTTTGTTCTGGTTTGTCTGGCAAACTTTTTTATATTTTTAGGTTTTCAAATGACATTGCCAACACTACCTCTATTTATAAAGGAATTAGGCGGCAGTGATCAGATGATAGGTATTATTATTGGTATTTTTACCTTTTCCGCTTTACTATTTCGTCCCTATGCCGGACATGCACTGGAGTCAAAAGGCAGGAAATTCGTTTATATGATAGGTTTAGCTGTATTCGTAATTTCTGTTGGCTCCTATGCTTTCATTGTAGGCATTGGACTACTGGTGGTTATGAGGATTGTTCAAGGTGCGGGTTGGGGATTGTCAACTACAGCAACAAGCACCATAGCTACAGATATTATTCCAATGAAACGAAGAGGGGAAGGCCTTGGATATTTTGGCTTGTCCGGTAATTTAGCTCTTGCATTTGGCCCTGCTCTTGGCTTGACCCTTGTTGGAGTAATTTCGTTTACCAGTCTGTTCTTAATCTGTGCAGGACTGGGGTTAGTAGCATTTTTACTTTCCATGACAATTCACTATAAAAAAGTGGAAGAATCACCGGATAAAGCTGTTACGATTAAATTTGATATTTTTGAAAAAAGCGCAATTCAGCCGTCCATCCTCTTGTTTTTTATTACAGTAACATTTGGGGGAATTGCTTCTTTCTTGCCGTTATATGCTGCTCAAGAGCATATAGATGGTATCGAGCTGTATTTCCTTGTATACGCAGCCTTTCTAATGATTTCACGAACCTTTGCTGGCAAGATTTATGATAATAAAGGACATCTATATGTATTCCTTCCAGGTGCGATCTGTATTTTTATTGCAATGCTATTGTTATCCTGGTTGCCAAATATGATGGTAATGTTAGTTGCTGCAGCCATTTATGGGCTTGGGTTTGGAAGTGTCCAACCTGCATTACAGGCATGGGCAGTAGATAAATCTCCGAACAATCGAAAAGGAATGGCTAACGCTACCTTTTTTTCATTTTTTGACTTGGGGGTAGGCATCGGTGCAATGACATTTGGCCAGCTTGCTTCACTATCCGGTTATGGAGCGATTTATGTGACAGCAGCTGGTTCCGTTTTAATTGCCATGTTATTTTATGTATATTTGATTCTAAAGTCTGGCATCCGTAATCATCTATAA
- a CDS encoding nitronate monooxygenase family protein has protein sequence MDFCKEMNIAHPIIQAGMAGGITTPELVAAVATNGCLGTIGAGYMSAPKLKEEIKQVKMLTSKPFAVNVFAINLETYSNEVAEMQQFLNKYRQELSINEGSREIKVRDHLHEKIQVILDENIPIVSTAFGVLTASLIERLKANQVKLIGMATNVYEAKLLEEAGYDAVVAQGYEAGGHRSTFDLNRFNDNADLGLIALVERFKGNLQLPIIAAGGIHTREQIKGLLAMGVSAVQLGTKFLIAREAGTNAAYRHALIQAEAEDTQITRAFSGRPARAVKNRFIDDLEQSKLNSLPFPLQNEMTKDIRATAKVFSLADLQSLWAGQGVGEIKKEESVKQIINSLI, from the coding sequence TTGGATTTTTGTAAAGAAATGAACATTGCACATCCTATCATTCAAGCAGGGATGGCCGGAGGAATTACTACACCGGAATTAGTAGCAGCCGTAGCAACGAATGGATGCCTTGGTACAATAGGTGCCGGTTATATGAGCGCACCTAAGCTGAAAGAAGAAATCAAACAAGTGAAAATGCTAACTTCTAAGCCATTTGCAGTAAATGTGTTCGCCATAAATCTTGAAACATATTCCAACGAAGTCGCTGAAATGCAACAATTCCTTAATAAATACAGGCAAGAACTTTCTATTAACGAAGGAAGCAGAGAGATTAAAGTAAGAGATCATCTACATGAAAAAATTCAAGTAATACTCGATGAAAACATTCCAATTGTCAGTACAGCTTTTGGCGTGTTAACAGCCTCATTAATTGAAAGATTAAAAGCTAATCAGGTGAAACTGATAGGAATGGCAACGAATGTATATGAGGCAAAACTGTTGGAAGAAGCAGGTTATGATGCAGTTGTGGCACAAGGTTATGAAGCAGGCGGGCACCGTAGTACCTTTGATTTAAATAGATTCAATGATAATGCTGATCTTGGTTTAATAGCTTTAGTGGAAAGATTTAAAGGAAATTTGCAACTTCCTATTATAGCTGCAGGAGGTATACATACAAGAGAGCAAATAAAAGGATTGCTAGCAATGGGGGTAAGTGCTGTCCAGCTTGGCACAAAATTTTTAATAGCTAGAGAAGCCGGTACAAATGCGGCTTATCGTCATGCGTTAATCCAGGCAGAAGCAGAGGATACTCAAATAACAAGAGCATTTTCCGGTCGCCCAGCTCGAGCAGTGAAGAACCGTTTTATTGATGATTTAGAACAAAGTAAGCTTAACTCATTGCCATTTCCTTTGCAAAATGAGATGACTAAAGATATACGAGCTACAGCAAAAGTATTTTCATTGGCGGATCTTCAATCCTTATGGGCTGGACAAGGTGTAGGTGAAATAAAAAAGGAAGAATCGGTAAAGCAAATAATAAATTCACTAATATAA
- a CDS encoding DEAD/DEAH box helicase, whose protein sequence is MKSIGNINIQSLFPSVIYKRGLDYFKNNKVTDLLYDINYSVWTATVIGSEDYFVELNMKDFSNGSIEAYCDCPAFETFGSCKHVAATLIAIANRSANKPPAFADYDYNMTNRFIRAFSDIQQPTAENEILPEKKEMKVEYYCHLSYDKSLSIEIKTGEKRCYVVKDAYEFLKHVLNNIEHFFTKTFTYFPDTHHFLPQDREIFEKLHAVLKNESIYNDHSYMYYQKTANDRRYITLPPLIAEDLLEKLIERNFTVVTERTSFTHVQLEKDSLPFHFSISKNDKEDLTLIMDELSDGAYLPAYELFFHKGVFYSPAKEQVPVLEQISQFGMDNLELPISKQQADTFLSEVLPSLKKIGDVAIDNNVREEIIQVPLRAKMYLEVKSDWIIGKLEYHYGDQLIDPFSGREQHDVIIIRDTEKEQQIMRLIEYANFKYNGKELYLAAEEEEEIYDFLYHVLPLLDDQVELFLTSDIRNYIMETDPVPSTRVNLETSSNLLEIGFDIAGVDDSEINKIIDAVIEKKRYYRLQNGALLSLEGEDFTSMKQLFSDMEINKDDLQDGSIHVPVYRGTQVDEMIETNKNYDPSFRKLLHQLKSPEEQVYPLPANLQATLRNYQQTGYQWFKSLSHYHLGGILADDMGLGKTLQSIAYIASEPSEHPHLIVAPSSVIYNWKNECEKFSPEMKVAILTGNPQERREKITGTIDAADVWITSYATLRQDIEYYRELTFQTLILDEAQYIKNYATKTSRAIREIKAGRKFALSGTPIENSIDELWAIFQVILPGLMPNHRKFKQLSHERIAKITKPFILRRLKKDVLKELPDKIETVHVSELTKEQKDLYIGYHRQLQQEAAQSMQESGFQKNRMKILAGLTRLRQLCCHPSLFIENYQGKSGKLEQLMETIRTARESGKRMLIFSQFTSMHEIISAKLENEGIGYFYLHGQTPSQERVEMSERFNNGENDVFLISLKAGGTGLNLTGADTVILYDLWWNPAVEDQATGRAHRFGQKNVVQVIRLIAEGTIEEKIYDLQQKKRELIDQVIQPGESMLSSLSEDDVKELLNI, encoded by the coding sequence TTGAAAAGTATCGGTAATATCAACATCCAAAGTTTATTCCCTTCCGTCATTTATAAAAGAGGACTTGATTACTTTAAGAATAACAAGGTTACTGACCTTTTATATGATATTAACTATAGTGTATGGACAGCGACTGTAATTGGTTCTGAGGATTATTTTGTAGAATTGAATATGAAGGATTTCTCCAATGGTTCGATTGAAGCATATTGTGATTGCCCGGCATTTGAAACATTTGGTTCCTGTAAGCATGTTGCTGCAACATTAATAGCGATTGCCAATAGAAGCGCTAATAAACCTCCAGCCTTTGCAGATTATGATTATAATATGACCAACCGATTTATCCGGGCTTTTAGTGATATTCAACAACCAACAGCTGAAAATGAGATTCTTCCGGAGAAGAAGGAAATGAAGGTGGAGTATTATTGTCACCTGTCTTATGACAAAAGCTTGTCCATTGAAATAAAAACTGGGGAGAAGCGCTGTTACGTAGTAAAGGATGCGTATGAATTTCTTAAGCATGTTTTAAATAATATCGAACACTTTTTCACAAAAACATTTACCTATTTTCCTGATACGCATCATTTTCTTCCTCAGGATAGAGAAATTTTTGAAAAGCTGCATGCTGTTTTAAAAAATGAGTCCATTTATAATGACCACTCTTACATGTATTATCAAAAGACAGCAAATGATCGAAGGTATATTACCCTTCCTCCTTTAATTGCAGAAGATCTCTTGGAAAAATTGATTGAACGGAATTTTACCGTCGTCACAGAACGGACGTCCTTTACCCATGTGCAATTAGAAAAAGATAGTCTACCTTTTCATTTTTCTATTTCTAAAAATGACAAAGAGGATTTAACCTTAATAATGGATGAACTATCCGACGGGGCCTATCTTCCGGCATATGAATTATTTTTTCATAAAGGTGTATTTTATAGCCCTGCTAAAGAACAGGTCCCGGTGCTTGAGCAAATTAGTCAATTTGGAATGGATAATCTCGAACTGCCGATCTCCAAACAACAAGCAGACACGTTTTTATCAGAAGTGCTTCCCTCTTTGAAGAAAATTGGGGATGTAGCGATAGATAATAATGTAAGAGAAGAAATCATTCAAGTTCCCCTACGCGCCAAAATGTATCTCGAAGTAAAAAGTGATTGGATTATTGGTAAGCTGGAATATCACTATGGAGATCAATTAATAGATCCGTTTAGTGGCAGAGAGCAGCACGATGTTATTATTATTCGAGATACAGAGAAAGAACAACAAATCATGCGTCTTATTGAATACGCAAATTTTAAATATAACGGAAAAGAACTGTATTTGGCAGCAGAAGAAGAGGAAGAAATATACGACTTTTTGTATCATGTTCTTCCACTTTTAGATGACCAAGTGGAACTGTTTCTGACTTCAGATATACGGAATTATATTATGGAAACAGACCCAGTACCCAGTACAAGAGTAAATTTGGAAACATCATCTAATTTACTGGAAATTGGCTTTGACATAGCAGGTGTAGACGACTCAGAGATAAACAAAATTATTGATGCCGTTATTGAAAAAAAGCGGTATTACCGTCTGCAAAATGGCGCACTGCTTTCCTTGGAAGGGGAAGACTTTACTTCCATGAAGCAGCTCTTTAGTGATATGGAGATTAATAAAGATGATCTTCAAGATGGCAGTATTCATGTACCGGTCTATCGTGGTACGCAGGTAGATGAAATGATTGAAACGAATAAAAATTATGATCCATCATTTCGCAAGCTGCTTCATCAACTGAAATCACCAGAAGAACAAGTATACCCATTACCAGCTAACTTACAGGCTACGTTGCGGAATTACCAGCAAACGGGGTATCAATGGTTTAAATCCCTTAGCCATTATCATCTAGGGGGCATATTGGCAGATGATATGGGCTTGGGAAAAACCTTACAGAGCATCGCCTACATTGCTTCAGAGCCTAGTGAGCATCCACACTTGATTGTGGCACCATCTTCCGTTATTTATAATTGGAAGAATGAATGCGAAAAGTTTTCACCGGAGATGAAAGTAGCTATCTTAACAGGGAATCCTCAGGAGCGAAGAGAAAAAATTACCGGCACGATTGATGCAGCAGATGTTTGGATTACCTCTTACGCTACTCTCAGACAGGATATTGAATATTACCGGGAATTGACCTTTCAGACACTCATCTTAGATGAGGCACAATATATTAAGAACTACGCAACGAAAACATCAAGGGCAATACGTGAAATAAAAGCAGGAAGAAAATTTGCGTTAAGTGGCACACCAATAGAAAACTCGATTGATGAGCTATGGGCTATTTTCCAGGTTATATTGCCAGGGCTGATGCCAAATCATCGCAAATTCAAACAATTGTCTCATGAAAGAATAGCAAAGATTACAAAACCATTTATTCTTCGACGTCTCAAAAAAGATGTACTGAAGGAATTACCGGATAAGATTGAAACTGTTCATGTATCCGAACTAACCAAAGAACAGAAGGATTTGTATATTGGGTATCATCGCCAACTTCAACAGGAAGCTGCCCAATCGATGCAGGAAAGTGGTTTTCAAAAAAACCGGATGAAGATACTTGCTGGATTAACACGCTTGCGCCAACTATGCTGTCATCCTTCCTTGTTTATCGAAAATTATCAGGGGAAATCGGGTAAGCTTGAGCAATTGATGGAGACGATACGTACTGCAAGGGAAAGTGGAAAACGCATGCTGATCTTCTCCCAGTTTACAAGTATGCATGAAATCATTAGTGCGAAACTTGAGAACGAAGGAATAGGTTACTTTTACTTACACGGGCAGACACCATCACAAGAACGAGTGGAAATGAGCGAACGATTTAACAATGGAGAAAACGATGTTTTTCTTATTTCCTTGAAAGCCGGTGGCACAGGCCTCAACTTAACTGGGGCAGATACGGTTATTTTGTATGATCTTTGGTGGAATCCGGCGGTGGAGGACCAGGCAACAGGCCGTGCTCATCGATTTGGTCAGAAAAATGTTGTCCAGGTCATTCGGTTGATTGCTGAAGGTACCATCGAAGAAAAAATTTATGATTTACAACAAAAGAAACGAGAGCTCATTGACCAGGTTATTCAGCCTGGAGAGTCTATGCTATCCAGTCTCAGTGAAGATGATGTTAAAGAACTATTGAATATTTAA
- the gnd gene encoding phosphogluconate dehydrogenase (NAD(+)-dependent, decarboxylating), producing the protein MNIGLIGLGKMGRNLAFNLMDHNHHVVGYDANRSIGENIAHENFSLADSLKELTNQLATPRVIWLMVPAGNITEKVIQEVSPHLDKGDSIIDGGNSNYKDTLNRNKILSEQGIYFFDCGTSGGMEGARNGACTMIGGNAEKFTQIEQLFSDISVENGYLYTGETGSGHFLKMVHNGMEYGMMQSIAEGFEILDKSEFNYDYEKVAKVFNHGSVIRSWLMELVENAFSKDANLEQIRGIMHSSGEGKWTVESAIDLQVAAPVIALSLMMRYRSLENDTFSGKVVAALRNEFGGHETVKK; encoded by the coding sequence ATGAATATCGGATTAATTGGTCTCGGGAAAATGGGTAGAAATTTGGCTTTTAATCTAATGGACCATAATCATCACGTAGTTGGTTATGATGCAAATCGCTCCATTGGCGAAAATATAGCACATGAAAACTTCTCACTTGCAGATTCGTTGAAAGAACTTACGAACCAATTAGCTACTCCAAGAGTAATTTGGTTAATGGTTCCTGCAGGAAATATAACTGAAAAAGTAATTCAAGAAGTTTCTCCTCATCTGGACAAGGGCGATTCCATTATAGACGGTGGAAATTCAAATTATAAAGACACCTTAAACAGAAATAAAATTCTTTCTGAACAAGGTATTTATTTCTTCGACTGCGGTACAAGCGGTGGTATGGAAGGTGCGCGGAATGGCGCATGTACCATGATTGGAGGAAATGCAGAAAAGTTTACTCAAATCGAGCAACTATTCAGTGATATTTCCGTGGAAAACGGGTACTTATATACAGGAGAAACTGGAAGTGGGCATTTCTTAAAGATGGTGCACAACGGTATGGAGTATGGCATGATGCAATCCATTGCAGAGGGCTTTGAGATTCTCGATAAAAGTGAATTCAATTATGATTACGAGAAAGTGGCTAAGGTTTTTAACCACGGCTCCGTTATTCGCTCATGGCTAATGGAATTAGTAGAAAATGCTTTCTCAAAAGATGCTAATCTTGAACAGATCCGCGGAATTATGCATTCATCAGGAGAAGGTAAGTGGACAGTAGAATCAGCAATTGATCTGCAAGTGGCTGCTCCAGTAATTGCCCTATCTCTTATGATGCGCTATCGTTCCTTAGAAAACGATACATTTTCCGGCAAAGTAGTTGCTGCACTTCGGAATGAGTTTGGTGGGCATGAAACCGTAAAAAAATGA
- a CDS encoding MurR/RpiR family transcriptional regulator, with product MEPNKYGLAGIRSNYGKFSEKEKKIADYILQDPQKIIHHTINQVADELNVAESTVFRFCQRVGFKGYQALKIALAAEIVTPMKDIHEKISNGDSVGMVTEKVFRSNVKTLEDTLHIMDSHIMEKVVETILKADRIFFFGSGGSAVVALDAYHKFIRSGLNVNSTLDAHMQLMAASQLTKKDVAILISHSGSTKDILDVLQVLKDKEVKIISITNFAKSPLTKEADIALYTVAEETDFRSEALSSRIAQLSIVDALYTNIMIARKDLGNKALKNMRSAISVKRL from the coding sequence ATGGAACCAAATAAGTATGGATTAGCAGGAATACGAAGTAATTATGGGAAGTTTAGTGAAAAGGAAAAAAAGATCGCTGATTATATTTTGCAGGATCCACAAAAAATTATTCACCACACGATTAATCAGGTCGCAGACGAATTAAATGTTGCTGAATCTACTGTGTTTCGGTTTTGTCAACGGGTTGGCTTCAAGGGGTATCAAGCTCTGAAAATTGCACTTGCAGCTGAAATTGTAACACCGATGAAAGATATTCATGAAAAGATAAGTAATGGTGACAGTGTGGGGATGGTAACCGAAAAAGTATTCCGGTCAAATGTAAAAACTTTGGAGGATACATTGCACATTATGGATTCGCATATAATGGAGAAAGTTGTCGAAACCATTTTAAAGGCTGATCGTATTTTCTTCTTTGGAAGTGGAGGATCTGCAGTTGTAGCTCTGGATGCCTATCATAAGTTTATTCGCAGTGGATTAAATGTAAACTCAACCTTGGATGCGCACATGCAGTTGATGGCTGCTTCTCAGCTAACAAAGAAAGATGTAGCTATTCTCATCTCCCATTCAGGTTCAACGAAAGATATTTTAGATGTATTGCAGGTGCTGAAGGATAAAGAGGTAAAAATTATTAGTATAACCAATTTTGCTAAATCTCCCTTAACCAAAGAAGCAGATATTGCATTATATACTGTGGCAGAGGAGACAGATTTTCGTTCAGAAGCATTATCATCCAGAATTGCTCAGTTAAGTATTGTGGACGCACTATATACAAATATAATGATTGCAAGAAAAGACCTGGGAAATAAAGCATTAAAAAATATGAGAAGCGCTATTTCCGTTAAAAGACTATAA
- a CDS encoding DUF3899 domain-containing protein — protein MQLFMNKWFCFLVNILVVTLIFFLFTPKYDLENYINTWFYVFLLSLVAILFLFIKKGGFFDGLTFSFRRFGSMMSKKKKDYMGEWKDKPAPSQTINTTFYRNLRFLVWMQIVILLLLMALYYTI, from the coding sequence ATGCAACTCTTCATGAACAAATGGTTCTGTTTCTTAGTAAATATTTTAGTAGTGACGCTTATCTTTTTTCTATTCACTCCTAAATATGATCTGGAGAACTATATAAACACATGGTTTTATGTTTTTCTCCTTTCACTTGTAGCAATTCTATTTCTATTTATTAAAAAGGGTGGCTTTTTTGACGGTCTGACCTTCTCTTTTAGAAGATTTGGTAGTATGATGTCAAAAAAGAAGAAAGACTATATGGGAGAATGGAAAGACAAACCTGCGCCATCTCAAACTATAAATACTACTTTTTACCGCAATCTCCGATTCCTAGTGTGGATGCAAATTGTTATTCTACTATTGCTAATGGCACTCTACTACACAATATAA